In one window of Photorhabdus laumondii subsp. laumondii DNA:
- the ruvB gene encoding Holliday junction branch migration DNA helicase RuvB, with product MIEADRLVSAEVLQDDEAIDRAIRPKLLSEYVGQPQVCEQMEIFIQAARQRGDALDHLLIFGPPGLGKTTLANIVANEMGVNLRTTSGPVLEKAGDLAAMLTNLEPHDVLFIDEIHRLSPVVEEILYPAMEDYQLDIMIGEGPAARSIKIDLPPFTLIGATTRAGSLTSPLRDRFGIVQRLEFYNVDDLQSIVSRSARFMGVEITDDGARQVAMRSRGTPRITNRLLRRVRDFAQVKGNGAIDGNIATRALDMLSVDAAGFDYLDRKLLIAIIDKFMGGPVGVDNLAAAIGEERETIEDVLEPFLIQQGFIQRTSRGRIATEHAYRHFGMVRNQE from the coding sequence ATGATTGAAGCTGACCGTCTGGTTTCTGCGGAAGTTTTGCAAGACGATGAAGCGATTGACCGCGCAATCAGACCTAAATTGTTGTCTGAATATGTTGGGCAACCGCAAGTCTGTGAGCAGATGGAGATTTTTATTCAGGCTGCCAGACAGCGTGGTGATGCCCTTGATCACCTGCTGATTTTTGGTCCGCCGGGATTGGGGAAAACAACGCTGGCGAATATTGTTGCCAATGAGATGGGCGTTAATCTTCGCACAACTTCTGGTCCGGTGTTGGAAAAGGCGGGCGATCTGGCGGCAATGCTGACCAATCTTGAGCCGCATGATGTGTTGTTTATCGATGAAATTCACCGTTTATCGCCGGTAGTGGAAGAAATTCTCTATCCAGCAATGGAAGATTACCAACTGGATATTATGATTGGCGAGGGGCCGGCAGCCCGTTCGATCAAAATTGATTTGCCGCCTTTTACCCTGATTGGGGCTACCACTCGCGCAGGTTCTTTGACTTCGCCACTGCGTGATCGGTTCGGTATCGTGCAGCGCCTTGAATTTTATAATGTGGACGATTTGCAAAGTATCGTTTCTCGCAGTGCCCGTTTTATGGGAGTAGAGATTACTGACGATGGTGCCCGGCAGGTTGCTATGCGTTCTCGTGGAACGCCGCGGATTACAAACCGTTTACTGCGCCGGGTACGTGATTTTGCTCAAGTAAAAGGGAATGGTGCGATTGATGGCAATATTGCCACCAGAGCGCTGGATATGTTGAGCGTAGATGCTGCCGGTTTTGATTATCTGGATCGTAAGTTACTGATTGCCATCATTGATAAATTTATGGGCGGGCCGGTTGGGGTAGATAACCTTGCCGCTGCTATTGGTGAAGAGCGGGAAACGATTGAGGATGTGCTGGAACCCTTTTTGATTCAACAGGGCTTTATTCAACGTACTTCCCGTGGACGAATTGCCACTGAACATGCTTATCGCCATTTTGGCATGGTCAGAAATCAGGAATGA
- the znuB gene encoding zinc ABC transporter permease subunit ZnuB, with protein MIELLFPGWLAGVLLAIAAGPLGSFVVWRRMSYFGDTLAHASLLGVAFGLLLNISPFYTIIAVTLILAMMLVWLEKRPQLAIDTLLGIMAHSALSLGLVVVSLMSNVRVDLMAYLFGDLLSVTYEDIWLIAIGVTIVTTLLFWRWNALLSITVSQEMAFVDGIKIQRLRVLLMLVTALTIGLAMKFVGALIITSLLIIPAATARRFARTPEQMAGIAIAVGMLAVTGGLAFSAIYDTPAGPSVVLCAAVMFIASLISKAKN; from the coding sequence ATGATCGAATTATTATTCCCCGGTTGGTTGGCCGGCGTATTATTGGCTATTGCTGCCGGGCCATTAGGTTCATTTGTTGTCTGGCGCAGAATGTCCTATTTTGGTGATACTCTGGCTCATGCTTCATTGCTGGGCGTTGCTTTCGGATTATTGTTAAATATTAGCCCTTTTTACACAATTATCGCCGTCACTTTGATACTGGCAATGATGTTGGTTTGGCTGGAGAAACGTCCTCAATTGGCAATCGATACTTTGTTGGGGATTATGGCTCACAGCGCATTATCATTAGGGCTGGTGGTTGTCAGTTTAATGTCTAATGTGCGAGTTGATTTGATGGCTTATCTATTTGGTGATTTGTTATCAGTCACCTATGAAGATATTTGGTTAATTGCCATCGGTGTCACCATTGTCACCACGCTCCTGTTCTGGCGATGGAACGCCCTGCTCTCTATCACCGTCAGTCAAGAAATGGCTTTTGTGGATGGCATTAAAATACAGCGGTTAAGAGTGCTGTTAATGCTGGTAACAGCGTTGACAATCGGCTTGGCAATGAAATTTGTCGGTGCACTGATTATCACCTCCCTGCTCATTATCCCGGCCGCCACTGCTCGCCGTTTTGCCCGCACACCGGAGCAAATGGCCGGTATTGCTATTGCGGTTGGCATGCTTGCCGTCACCGGTGGATTAGCTTTCTCCGCCATTTACGACACACCAGCAGGACCCTCTGTCGTGCTATGTGCTGCGGTGATGTTTATTGCCAGCCTGATCAGTAAAGCAAAAAATTAA
- the znuC gene encoding zinc ABC transporter ATP-binding protein ZnuC, with protein MSTLITLKNVAVNFGDRRVLNNISLHLQRGNILTLLGPNGAGKSTLVRVVLGLIEPSSGTIEQTDGLKIGYVPQKLHLDPTLPLTVKRFMMLKPGVKSGDILPALERVNAAHLLQQPMQKLSGGESQRVLLARALLNQPQLLVLDEPTQGVDVNGQLALYDLINQIRTELHCAVLMVSHDLHLVMAKTDEVLCLNQHICCSGTPEVVSTHPEFIAMFGHHGAEQLAIYRHQHDHHQHNHHHDLKGKIILENNRECHS; from the coding sequence ATGTCGACACTCATCACTTTAAAAAATGTTGCTGTTAATTTCGGCGATCGTCGGGTATTAAACAATATCTCTCTTCATTTGCAACGAGGGAATATTCTGACTTTGCTAGGTCCTAATGGTGCCGGTAAATCAACTTTAGTCCGCGTTGTTTTAGGGCTTATTGAGCCATCATCCGGCACTATTGAACAGACCGATGGATTGAAAATCGGCTATGTTCCGCAAAAATTGCATCTTGATCCCACCCTGCCATTGACAGTTAAACGCTTCATGATGCTAAAACCCGGTGTCAAATCTGGCGATATATTGCCGGCACTTGAACGGGTAAATGCTGCTCATCTATTGCAACAGCCCATGCAAAAATTATCCGGAGGGGAAAGCCAACGGGTTTTATTAGCCAGAGCACTATTAAATCAACCTCAATTACTTGTCCTTGATGAACCAACACAAGGGGTCGATGTTAATGGTCAATTAGCACTTTATGATTTAATTAATCAAATCAGGACCGAATTGCATTGTGCTGTACTGATGGTTTCCCATGATTTGCATCTGGTCATGGCGAAAACAGACGAAGTTTTATGCCTTAATCAACATATTTGCTGTTCCGGCACACCTGAAGTTGTTTCAACTCACCCTGAATTTATCGCTATGTTTGGTCATCACGGTGCTGAGCAATTAGCAATATATCGCCATCAACACGATCACCATCAACACAATCACCATCATGATCTGAAAGGGAAAATTATCTTGGAAAATAACAGGGAATGCCACTCATGA